In one window of Protaetiibacter larvae DNA:
- a CDS encoding TatD family hydrolase, giving the protein MTDAFLRAREAPDGPPRDYPPLPEALVVPVYDNHTHLEMADGGTPLDYREHLDRASSVGVRGVVQVGTDLATSRWSAEVASHEPRVLAAVAIHPNDAPELLATGRLDEHLAGIDELAARPRVRAVGETGLDFFRTEGEAERDAQYRSFEAHIEIAKRRGLALQIHDRDAHREVVATLARVGAPERVVFHCFSGDADFARLVAERGWYLSFAGTVTFKNAQNLRDALEVIPRSRILIETDAPYLTPTPFRGRPNAPYLIPHTLRAMAAHLGTDASMLAAQISSNTEAVYGHWDDEPVESPRGPFAPEVADERRAERHA; this is encoded by the coding sequence GTGACCGACGCGTTCCTGCGCGCGAGGGAGGCTCCGGACGGGCCGCCCCGGGACTACCCGCCTCTTCCCGAGGCGCTCGTGGTGCCGGTCTACGACAACCACACCCACCTGGAGATGGCGGACGGCGGCACCCCGCTCGACTACCGTGAGCACCTCGACCGCGCTTCGAGCGTGGGCGTGCGCGGTGTCGTGCAGGTGGGCACGGATCTCGCGACCTCGCGCTGGAGCGCCGAGGTGGCGTCCCATGAGCCGCGCGTGCTCGCGGCGGTCGCCATCCATCCGAACGACGCCCCCGAGCTGCTCGCCACCGGACGGCTCGACGAGCACCTCGCGGGCATCGACGAGCTCGCCGCCCGCCCGCGCGTGCGCGCCGTCGGGGAGACGGGGCTCGACTTCTTCCGCACGGAGGGCGAGGCGGAGCGCGACGCCCAGTACCGCTCCTTCGAGGCGCACATCGAGATCGCGAAACGGCGCGGTCTCGCGTTGCAGATCCACGACCGGGATGCGCACCGCGAGGTGGTCGCGACGCTCGCCCGGGTGGGGGCGCCGGAGCGCGTCGTGTTCCACTGCTTCTCCGGCGACGCCGATTTCGCGCGGCTGGTGGCCGAGCGCGGCTGGTACCTCTCCTTTGCGGGCACCGTCACCTTCAAGAACGCGCAGAACCTGCGCGACGCGCTCGAGGTGATCCCGCGGTCCCGCATCCTCATCGAGACGGATGCCCCGTACCTCACGCCCACCCCGTTCCGCGGGCGCCCGAACGCGCCGTACCTCATCCCGCACACCTTGCGGGCGATGGCGGCGCACCTCGGCACGGATGCCTCGATGCTGGCCGCGCAGATCTCCTCCAACACGGAGGCGGTGTACGGGCACTGGGACGACGAGCCCGTCGAGTCCCCCCGCGGCCCGTTCGCTCCTGAGGTCGCCGACGAGCGCCGCGCGGAGCGTCACGCATGA
- the rsmA gene encoding 16S rRNA (adenine(1518)-N(6)/adenine(1519)-N(6))-dimethyltransferase RsmA translates to MSALLGPAEIRDLADGLGLQPTKKLGQNFVVDGNTVRKIVRAGRVEAGDHVLEVGPGLGSLTLGLLETGARVTAIEIDRRLAEQLPLTVEAMRPGAPLAVITADALRVDEVPGEPTRLVANLPYNVSVPVLLHLLHAVPSLESALVMVQAEVGHRLAAAPGSRVYGSPSVKASWYGEWSIAGTVSRQVFWPVPNVDSVLVGFRRGELPGTDAERAATFALVDAAFGQRRKMLRQSLADVLGGSQAASALLAGADVDPTARGEQLTVRDFLRIARAHGENAASTLP, encoded by the coding sequence GTGAGCGCGCTCCTCGGGCCCGCCGAGATCCGCGACCTCGCCGACGGCCTCGGCCTGCAGCCCACCAAGAAGCTCGGCCAGAACTTCGTGGTCGACGGCAACACGGTGCGCAAGATCGTGCGCGCGGGCCGCGTCGAGGCGGGCGACCACGTGCTCGAGGTCGGGCCCGGGCTCGGCTCGCTCACCCTCGGGCTGCTCGAAACCGGCGCCCGCGTCACGGCGATCGAGATCGACAGGCGGCTCGCCGAGCAGTTGCCGCTCACCGTCGAGGCGATGCGGCCCGGCGCGCCGCTCGCTGTCATCACCGCCGATGCGCTGCGGGTCGACGAGGTTCCCGGCGAGCCGACGCGTCTCGTCGCCAACCTCCCCTACAACGTCTCGGTTCCCGTGCTGCTGCACCTGCTGCACGCCGTGCCGAGCCTCGAGTCGGCGCTCGTCATGGTGCAGGCCGAGGTGGGTCACCGCCTCGCCGCCGCCCCCGGCTCCCGCGTCTACGGCTCTCCCAGCGTGAAGGCCTCCTGGTACGGCGAGTGGTCGATCGCGGGCACCGTCAGCCGCCAGGTGTTCTGGCCGGTGCCGAACGTCGACTCGGTGCTCGTGGGCTTCCGTCGTGGCGAGCTTCCGGGCACGGATGCCGAACGCGCCGCCACCTTCGCCCTCGTCGATGCCGCGTTCGGGCAGCGGCGCAAGATGCTGAGGCAGTCGCTCGCCGACGTGCTCGGCGGTTCGCAGGCGGCGTCCGCGCTCCTGGCGGGCGCCGACGTGGATCCGACGGCGCGCGGCGAGCAGCTCACGGTGCGGGACTTCCTGCGGATCGCGCGAGCCCACGGGGAGAACGCGGCGTCCACCCTCCCCTAG
- a CDS encoding 4-(cytidine 5'-diphospho)-2-C-methyl-D-erythritol kinase — MTTSGRASVHVKAPGKINVFLKVGTLDDSGYHDVAIAYQAVSLYEYVRVSDAPDFSIEVTGSVELSRVPLDGSNIAIKAARLLAARTGFGGGARIEIEKHVPVTGGMGGGSADAAATLLACDTLWGTELPRDELLELARKLGADVPFALTGGTAIGTGRGDELSPALAQGTFHWVLALADFGLSTPAVYRELDEHRTRHAQDIYPADPRPTVETNVLQALRAGDPHMLADAMHNDLQAPALHLEPSLADVLELGEQNGALAGIVSGSGPTVAFLTADVDSALELQVALSAARLTVVRATGPVHGARVITD, encoded by the coding sequence ATGACCACCTCCGGGCGCGCATCGGTGCACGTCAAGGCGCCGGGGAAGATCAACGTCTTCCTCAAGGTGGGCACGCTCGACGACAGCGGGTATCACGACGTCGCGATCGCCTACCAGGCGGTGTCGCTGTACGAGTACGTGCGCGTCTCGGACGCCCCCGACTTCTCGATCGAGGTCACCGGATCGGTGGAGCTCTCGCGGGTGCCGCTCGACGGGTCCAACATCGCCATCAAGGCGGCCCGGCTGCTCGCCGCGCGCACCGGCTTCGGCGGGGGCGCCCGCATCGAGATCGAGAAGCACGTGCCGGTGACGGGCGGGATGGGGGGCGGATCGGCGGATGCCGCGGCCACCCTGCTCGCCTGCGACACCCTGTGGGGCACCGAGCTGCCGCGCGACGAACTGCTCGAGCTCGCCCGCAAGCTGGGCGCCGACGTGCCGTTCGCCCTCACCGGCGGAACCGCGATCGGCACCGGTCGCGGCGACGAGCTCTCGCCCGCCCTCGCCCAGGGCACCTTCCACTGGGTGCTCGCGCTCGCCGACTTCGGGCTGTCGACGCCCGCCGTGTACCGCGAGCTCGACGAGCATCGCACGCGGCACGCCCAGGACATCTACCCCGCCGATCCGCGCCCCACGGTCGAGACGAATGTGCTGCAGGCGCTGCGCGCGGGCGACCCGCACATGCTCGCCGATGCCATGCACAACGACCTGCAGGCGCCGGCGCTGCACCTCGAGCCCTCCCTCGCCGACGTGCTCGAGCTCGGCGAGCAGAACGGGGCGCTCGCCGGCATCGTCTCGGGCTCGGGCCCGACGGTCGCCTTCCTCACCGCGGATGTGGATTCCGCGCTCGAGCTGCAGGTGGCGCTCTCGGCCGCCCGGCTCACGGTCGTGCGGGCGACCGGTCCGGTGCACGGGGCGCGCGTCATCACCGACTGA